A part of Micromonospora chersina genomic DNA contains:
- a CDS encoding SDR family oxidoreductase has translation MSENLTGKRILVVGGARGIGAEIVRRTGLAGADVVVATRSGPEVQIDVTDETTIARTAESLGAFDHVISTASAHHDVPVPDLEHDKIQAAFSAKVVGPLLLAKHFAPRMPADGSFLFFSGIVGWQPKPGTVVKGTANAALSALVTHLAVELAPLRINAIAPGITDSGTWDRLPNERRRALYDSAAAASLAGRVGTLEDVTDTALWLLSAGWVTGETVHVDGGARHR, from the coding sequence TCGTCCGGCGGACCGGGCTGGCCGGCGCCGACGTCGTCGTCGCCACACGGTCTGGCCCCGAGGTCCAGATCGACGTCACCGACGAGACCACCATCGCGCGGACCGCGGAGTCGCTCGGCGCCTTCGACCACGTGATCTCCACCGCGTCTGCTCACCATGACGTGCCGGTGCCCGACCTGGAACACGACAAGATCCAGGCCGCGTTCTCCGCCAAGGTCGTCGGCCCGCTGCTGCTGGCCAAGCACTTCGCCCCACGGATGCCTGCCGACGGGTCGTTTCTGTTCTTCTCCGGCATAGTGGGCTGGCAGCCCAAGCCCGGCACCGTCGTCAAAGGTACTGCGAATGCTGCCCTGTCCGCGCTGGTCACTCACCTGGCCGTCGAGCTCGCGCCGCTGCGTATCAACGCTATCGCGCCCGGTATCACCGACTCTGGCACCTGGGACCGGCTTCCGAACGAGCGTCGCCGTGCCTTGTACGACAGTGCCGCCGCGGCCTCCCTCGCAGGCAGGGTCGGGACGCTCGAGGACGTCACCGACACCGCCCTGTGGCTCCTGAGTGCGGGATGGGTGACGGGCGAGACGGTCCACGTCGACGGCGGCGCCCGACACCGCTGA